The Carassius gibelio isolate Cgi1373 ecotype wild population from Czech Republic chromosome B22, carGib1.2-hapl.c, whole genome shotgun sequence genome window below encodes:
- the LOC127987753 gene encoding uncharacterized protein LOC127987753: MSLSHKQSVRSDSHVSSSVSVKSDRSKDNPPFFSEETTSRTKRLQCETLDPDLQSHRKHKNFTDSLLQIFQDLESKIMTFLKKELEKFNKILQKEDMQYLVKDFNENRCSMKEAALDLTLYFLREMKQDEAADTLENDLVFIHQLKCSLKKKYQCVSEGIAKQGDSTLLKNIYTDLYITQGCSEQVNTEHEVRQIEVASRRHESQEIQVECKH; this comes from the exons atgagtctctcacacaaacagag tgtaagatcagactcacatgtgtccagctctgtgtctgtgaagagtgaccggtCAAAGGATAATCCACCATTCTtcagtgaagaaacaacatcACGAACCAAACG GCTTCAGTGTGAAACATTAGATCCAGATTTACAGTCTCACAGGAAACACAAGAATTTTACAGACAGTCTCCTGCAGATCTTCcag gatcttgagagcaaaataatgacatttctgaaaaaagaactggaaaagtttaataaaatattacaaaaagaggacATGCAATACTTGgtgaaggactttaatgagaacagatgcagtatgaaagaagcagctcttgatctcacgctctacttcctgagagagatgaagcaagatgaagctgctgatactCTAGAAA atgatctggtcttcattcatcagctaaagtgtagcctaaagaagaagtatcaatgtgtgtctgaaggaattgcaaagcaaggagactctacacttctgaagaacatctacacagatctctatatcactcagggttgtagtgaacaggtcaatactgaacatgaggtgagacagattgaagttgcttccagacgtcatgaatcacaggaaatacaggttgagtgcaaacattag